In Methylomonas sp. MK1, the following are encoded in one genomic region:
- a CDS encoding heavy metal translocating P-type ATPase metal-binding domain-containing protein → MDDNKKSCDLCGLAVEVEGFRLKTLQGDKRFCCEGCKGIYQMLHEAQVLPEDADDSNQPQS, encoded by the coding sequence ATGGATGATAATAAGAAAAGCTGCGATCTTTGCGGGTTAGCCGTTGAAGTGGAAGGGTTTAGATTAAAAACCCTGCAAGGCGACAAGCGCTTTTGCTGCGAGGGCTGCAAGGGGATTTATCAAATGTTGCATGAAGCACAGGTTTTACCTGAAGACGCCGACGATTCAAACCAGCCCCAGTCTTAA
- a CDS encoding PIN domain-containing protein, which produces MKPVIVDTNIVFSALVNKNSNIATLLLSSEQPLLMPKYGFVELFKYKEKICAVSKHSQDEVLELLYELIRHIDFFDENSISVEALQKAWGLVRDVDAKDLLFVALTIEMGGLLWTGDNQLKIGLESRGFNAFFSPTADP; this is translated from the coding sequence ATGAAACCGGTGATTGTTGATACCAATATCGTTTTTTCGGCATTGGTAAATAAAAACTCCAATATAGCCACATTGTTGTTGAGCTCGGAGCAGCCCTTGTTGATGCCTAAATATGGCTTTGTCGAATTGTTTAAATACAAAGAAAAAATCTGCGCGGTCAGTAAGCATTCCCAGGATGAAGTCCTAGAGCTACTTTATGAGTTGATTCGACATATCGATTTCTTTGATGAAAACAGTATCTCGGTCGAGGCTTTACAAAAAGCGTGGGGCTTGGTGAGAGATGTGGATGCAAAAGATTTGTTGTTTGTCGCGCTGACCATCGAAATGGGCGGTTTGTTATGGACCGGCGACAATCAGTTGAAAATCGGACTTGAATCAAGGGGCTTTAATGCGTTCTTTTCACCGACTGCTGATCCCTGA
- the alaS gene encoding alanine--tRNA ligase — protein MKTMTSAELRTAFLEFFRQHGHAVQSSSSLVPGNDPTLLFTNAGMVQFKDVFLGREKLDFTRAATSQRCVRAGGKHNDLENVGYTARHHTFFEMLGNFSFGDYFKRDAIHFAWDFLTKELGIPKERLWVTVFDEDSEAEAIWLEDVKHDPKRFSRIGAKDNFWSMGDVGPCGPCTEIFYDHGEHVAGGPPGSPDEDGDRYIEIWNLVFMQYDRDKDGNLTPLPAPSVDTGMGLERISAVMQGVHSNYEIDLFQNLLKVAAQLAGTNDLANSSLRVIADHIRSCAFLVADGVLPSNEGRGYVLRRIVRRAIRHGYRLGIQDTFFYKLVAPLVAEMGAAYPELAKAQEQVERVLKKEEERFAETLEQGMKILEACVAKLDGHVIPGDVVFLLYDTYGFPVDLTADFAREHKLSVDHAGFEVEMAAQRDRARAGGSFAADYDQDIKHDSSTEFTGYFHLDGSVQILGLFKQGQPVDALEAGDEGVVILDQTPFYAESGGQVGDTGRIECGEAVFEVHDTQKQGGKLFLHKGKVLRGTLSEGQACEVSVDAEIRKATERNHSATHLLHAALRATLGEHVAQKGSQVNSERLRFDFSHFEPMTPAEIATVERLVNEQIRLNNPVAAEIMAKDDAVKAGAMALFGEKYGDEVRVLKIGEFSTELCGGTHVDRAGDIGLFKIVGETGVAAGVRRLEAVTGQGALDWIDHREKALLSIAGLLKAAPDKAADKVHQLLEKTRGLEKELEKLKSKLASSAGDEMTNQAVDVNGVKVLAVKLDDVDPKALRDLADQLKNKLGSAALVLAAVSGDKVSLIASVSKDAMDKVKAGELVNFVATQVGGKGGGRPDMAQAGGNDPAGLPAALAAVPEWVRERLAG, from the coding sequence ATGAAAACAATGACCAGCGCCGAATTGCGGACCGCCTTTTTGGAATTCTTTCGCCAACACGGTCACGCCGTGCAATCGTCCAGCTCTCTGGTGCCGGGCAACGACCCCACCCTGTTGTTTACCAACGCCGGGATGGTGCAGTTTAAGGATGTGTTCCTGGGCCGTGAGAAACTCGATTTTACTCGCGCAGCGACCAGTCAACGCTGCGTGCGGGCCGGCGGCAAGCATAACGATTTGGAAAACGTCGGTTATACCGCGCGTCACCATACCTTCTTCGAAATGCTTGGCAACTTCAGCTTTGGCGATTATTTCAAACGCGATGCGATTCATTTTGCTTGGGACTTCCTCACCAAAGAGCTGGGTATTCCTAAGGAAAGACTGTGGGTAACGGTATTCGACGAAGATTCCGAAGCCGAAGCGATCTGGCTGGAAGATGTCAAACACGACCCCAAGCGCTTCTCGCGGATCGGCGCTAAAGATAATTTCTGGTCGATGGGCGATGTTGGCCCTTGCGGCCCTTGCACCGAGATTTTCTACGACCACGGCGAACATGTAGCCGGTGGCCCTCCAGGCAGCCCGGACGAAGACGGTGACCGTTACATCGAAATCTGGAACTTGGTGTTCATGCAATACGACCGCGACAAGGACGGCAACCTGACGCCGTTGCCAGCACCATCGGTCGATACGGGCATGGGCCTGGAGCGGATTTCGGCGGTGATGCAAGGTGTGCACAGCAACTACGAAATCGACCTGTTCCAAAACCTGTTAAAAGTTGCCGCCCAGCTAGCTGGCACCAACGATTTGGCGAATAGTTCGTTGCGGGTAATCGCCGACCATATTCGTTCCTGTGCGTTTTTGGTGGCCGATGGCGTATTGCCTTCCAACGAAGGCCGCGGCTATGTATTGCGCCGCATCGTGCGCCGGGCGATTCGCCACGGTTACCGTTTGGGCATTCAAGACACCTTCTTCTACAAATTGGTTGCGCCGCTGGTCGCGGAAATGGGTGCTGCTTATCCGGAGTTGGCTAAGGCTCAGGAGCAAGTCGAGCGGGTGCTGAAAAAAGAAGAGGAGCGCTTCGCGGAAACCCTGGAGCAGGGCATGAAAATTCTGGAAGCCTGCGTCGCCAAACTGGACGGCCATGTCATCCCCGGCGACGTGGTGTTCTTGTTGTATGACACTTACGGCTTCCCTGTAGATTTGACCGCCGATTTCGCTCGCGAGCATAAACTCAGTGTCGATCATGCCGGTTTCGAAGTGGAAATGGCGGCGCAACGCGATCGGGCGCGCGCCGGCGGTAGTTTCGCAGCCGATTACGATCAAGACATCAAACACGACAGCAGCACCGAATTTACCGGCTATTTCCATCTGGACGGCTCGGTGCAAATTCTGGGCTTGTTCAAGCAAGGCCAGCCGGTCGATGCTTTGGAAGCGGGCGACGAAGGCGTGGTGATTCTGGATCAAACCCCGTTCTATGCCGAGTCCGGCGGCCAAGTCGGCGACACCGGCCGCATCGAATGTGGTGAAGCGGTTTTCGAAGTTCATGATACCCAGAAACAGGGTGGCAAACTATTCCTACATAAAGGTAAAGTGTTGCGTGGCACCCTCAGCGAGGGCCAAGCTTGTGAAGTCAGCGTCGATGCTGAGATTCGTAAAGCCACCGAGCGCAACCATTCCGCCACGCATTTATTGCATGCCGCGTTGCGGGCGACTTTGGGGGAACATGTGGCGCAAAAGGGTTCGCAAGTTAACTCGGAGCGCTTGCGTTTCGATTTCTCTCATTTCGAACCGATGACGCCGGCGGAAATTGCGACCGTCGAACGTTTGGTTAACGAACAAATTCGCTTGAATAACCCGGTCGCTGCCGAAATCATGGCCAAAGATGATGCCGTGAAAGCCGGCGCGATGGCCTTGTTCGGCGAGAAATACGGCGATGAAGTGCGGGTGTTGAAAATCGGCGAGTTCTCCACCGAGCTCTGCGGCGGTACTCACGTCGATAGAGCGGGCGATATCGGCTTGTTTAAAATCGTCGGCGAAACCGGCGTTGCGGCCGGTGTCAGACGTCTGGAAGCCGTGACCGGCCAAGGTGCCTTGGATTGGATAGATCATCGCGAAAAAGCTTTGCTAAGTATCGCCGGCTTGCTGAAAGCCGCGCCAGACAAAGCTGCCGATAAAGTCCACCAATTGCTGGAAAAAACCCGTGGACTGGAAAAAGAACTGGAAAAATTGAAGTCTAAATTAGCCAGCTCGGCGGGCGACGAAATGACCAATCAGGCCGTTGACGTTAATGGCGTGAAAGTGCTGGCTGTGAAACTCGACGACGTCGATCCGAAAGCCCTGCGCGATTTGGCCGACCAGTTGAAAAATAAACTTGGCAGCGCGGCTTTGGTTTTAGCTGCGGTCAGCGGCGATAAAGTCAGTTTGATCGCCAGCGTTTCCAAGGATGCGATGGATAAAGTCAAAGCCGGTGAGTTGGTGAATTTTGTCGCGACCCAAGTCGGTGGGAAAGGCGGCGGCCGGCCGGATATGGCGCAGGCAGGCGGGAATGATCCTGCCGGATTGCCGGCGGCGTTGGCGGCGGTGCCGGAGTGGGTTAGAGAGCGATTAGCCGGTTAG
- a CDS encoding DUF4160 domain-containing protein has product MPYVSMFFGIIIRMFHNDHNPPHFHAEYQGQRGVFGMDGNMIKGNISSKTAKKLIQEWALLHQEELMQNWQKANQGKQIDRIEPLN; this is encoded by the coding sequence ATGCCTTATGTATCCATGTTTTTTGGAATTATCATTCGGATGTTTCATAACGACCATAATCCACCGCATTTTCATGCTGAATATCAAGGACAGCGGGGTGTGTTCGGTATGGATGGAAATATGATTAAAGGCAACATAAGCTCGAAAACTGCCAAAAAATTGATTCAGGAATGGGCATTACTCCATCAGGAAGAGCTGATGCAGAATTGGCAAAAAGCTAACCAAGGTAAGCAGATTGATAGAATCGAACCTCTCAATTAA
- a CDS encoding sulfite exporter TauE/SafE family protein — MEHNMEGMDHAMHGMTEMAAATGFDYSLAFVAGFLGSGHCLGMCGALVSGYFMRAGKSRSYLPYIAYQAARISVYTLIGVLAASLGVVLVSSGLFGKIQSILQMLMGAVVIVLALGVLGWIPWQGSIRLIPMQVLRKGYAAANQKGPLLGSVIAGLLNGLMPCMLTFAMAVKATTAATLLEGGALMLAFGAGTLPMMLFISVAFGKMSVKLRGLMLKAAAFIMLLMGANTINNGLSFYQDQNFNHSHFLVFVQDKLDELIVFLHETLNYIGSMLSSIQGG, encoded by the coding sequence ATGGAACACAATATGGAAGGTATGGATCATGCCATGCACGGCATGACCGAAATGGCTGCGGCCACGGGATTCGATTACTCCCTGGCGTTCGTTGCCGGATTCTTGGGCAGCGGGCACTGCTTGGGGATGTGTGGGGCGCTAGTATCCGGTTATTTCATGCGGGCCGGGAAAAGCCGCAGTTATCTACCTTATATAGCTTATCAAGCCGCGCGAATTTCCGTGTATACCTTGATCGGCGTATTAGCTGCTTCTTTGGGCGTGGTGCTGGTATCCAGCGGCTTGTTCGGCAAGATCCAGAGTATCCTACAAATGTTGATGGGCGCGGTCGTGATTGTGTTGGCGCTGGGCGTACTGGGCTGGATACCCTGGCAAGGTTCGATACGTTTGATTCCCATGCAAGTGTTGCGCAAAGGTTATGCTGCGGCTAATCAAAAAGGACCATTGCTAGGTTCAGTTATCGCTGGCCTATTGAATGGTTTGATGCCATGCATGCTGACGTTTGCCATGGCTGTAAAAGCCACCACTGCTGCTACGTTGCTTGAGGGTGGGGCGTTGATGTTGGCATTTGGCGCTGGGACTTTACCGATGATGCTGTTTATCAGCGTCGCCTTCGGCAAAATGAGTGTGAAACTACGCGGTTTAATGTTGAAGGCCGCGGCATTCATCATGTTGTTGATGGGGGCTAATACCATTAACAACGGTTTGAGTTTTTACCAAGATCAAAACTTCAACCACAGTCATTTTCTGGTGTTTGTGCAGGATAAACTTGATGAACTAATTGTTTTTCTGCATGAAACGCTCAATTACATCGGCAGTATGTTGAGCAGTATTCAAGGGGGGTGA
- a CDS encoding type II toxin-antitoxin system VapC family toxin has product MIVLDTHIWHWWTNQIPGRLPSGIVDLIEQADEVAVSAISVFEMAWLVRHGRIELGGEFEQWLEDVIESDCVKFLPVTPPIASLAVALPEHHKDPQDRLIIATALIENARLLSFDTAFPAYLEMQGRLIGRDY; this is encoded by the coding sequence TTGATTGTATTGGATACGCATATTTGGCATTGGTGGACTAATCAGATTCCGGGGCGTTTGCCGTCCGGCATTGTCGATTTAATCGAGCAAGCCGATGAAGTAGCGGTTTCCGCAATTTCCGTTTTCGAGATGGCGTGGTTGGTTCGGCACGGAAGAATCGAATTGGGTGGCGAATTCGAGCAATGGCTTGAAGATGTTATTGAATCAGATTGTGTCAAATTCCTACCGGTTACGCCGCCGATTGCAAGTTTGGCTGTGGCGTTGCCGGAGCATCATAAAGATCCACAAGATCGTCTGATTATTGCCACGGCCTTAATTGAGAATGCGAGATTGTTGAGTTTTGATACTGCGTTTCCGGCTTATCTTGAGATGCAGGGCCGGCTGATCGGCCGTGATTATTGA
- a CDS encoding DUF2442 domain-containing protein — translation MQYMPVVVDAEYLSDYKIKLTFDNGEKRIADCWKWLHGEVFEPLKDKQYFQRFFVDGWSISWPNGADIAPETLYEEGEII, via the coding sequence ATGCAGTACATGCCCGTTGTTGTTGATGCCGAATATTTAAGCGATTACAAAATTAAATTAACTTTCGATAACGGCGAAAAACGAATTGCCGATTGTTGGAAGTGGCTGCATGGCGAGGTTTTCGAGCCATTGAAGGATAAGCAGTATTTTCAGAGGTTTTTTGTCGATGGCTGGAGTATATCTTGGCCAAATGGGGCGGATATTGCGCCGGAGACTTTGTATGAAGAGGGTGAAATCATATAG
- a CDS encoding DUF4062 domain-containing protein, with amino-acid sequence MEKRYQVFVSSTYADLKDERHKVIQTLMELDCIPAGMELFPATDEDQFEFIKRIIDDCDYYLLIIGGRYGSVTEKGISYTEQEYEYALGRGLKVIALLHEQPNQICFEKSEPDPDLRARLQSFREKVATGRLVKFWNSSKELPGIVALSMPKTIKMFPAIGWVRADKVSSEELLIEINELRKQNAELSKALSDIEPSIFTGTEEKDFTYIHSRLNRLHDIVVKSNYENDADNVVSGKKYSVNLASLVPFISASGKHKYDWFSISDIIISEIIFDENIKKDKFSVVHNQNFSDELLMYGFLAKIYIPPVSGGENSILGMVRGDTFRLIYSEKLERYKYWLNVNGKMPEHVDVIESS; translated from the coding sequence TTGGAAAAGAGGTATCAAGTATTTGTTAGCTCAACTTATGCCGATTTAAAGGATGAAAGACATAAGGTTATTCAGACTTTGATGGAGTTGGATTGTATTCCTGCAGGAATGGAATTGTTTCCGGCTACTGATGAGGATCAATTTGAGTTCATAAAGCGAATAATCGATGACTGTGATTATTATTTATTGATTATTGGTGGAAGGTACGGTTCGGTAACAGAGAAGGGTATTAGTTATACCGAGCAGGAATATGAATATGCACTCGGTCGAGGATTAAAAGTAATTGCATTATTGCATGAGCAGCCAAATCAAATATGTTTTGAAAAATCTGAGCCCGATCCTGATCTCCGTGCTCGCTTACAATCTTTTCGTGAAAAAGTTGCTACAGGCAGATTAGTTAAGTTCTGGAATAGCTCCAAAGAGCTGCCTGGAATTGTGGCACTAAGTATGCCAAAAACAATAAAAATGTTTCCAGCAATTGGTTGGGTTAGAGCCGACAAGGTATCAAGCGAAGAGCTGTTGATTGAAATTAATGAGCTTCGCAAGCAAAACGCAGAACTCAGTAAGGCTTTGTCTGATATTGAGCCGAGTATCTTTACAGGAACTGAAGAAAAGGATTTTACGTATATTCATAGTAGACTTAACCGATTGCATGACATAGTAGTTAAGTCTAATTATGAAAATGATGCTGACAATGTTGTTTCTGGAAAAAAATATTCTGTAAATTTAGCTTCTCTAGTTCCGTTTATTTCAGCATCAGGAAAACATAAGTATGACTGGTTTTCAATTTCAGATATTATAATTAGCGAAATTATTTTTGATGAGAATATAAAGAAGGATAAGTTTTCCGTTGTTCATAATCAAAACTTCTCTGACGAACTTTTAATGTATGGATTCCTTGCAAAAATTTATATTCCACCAGTATCTGGTGGTGAAAATAGTATATTAGGGATGGTAAGGGGTGATACTTTTCGGTTAATCTACTCAGAAAAATTAGAGCGATATAAATATTGGTTAAATGTAAATGGAAAAATGCCCGAGCATGTTGATGTCATCGAAAGTTCTTAG
- a CDS encoding aspartate kinase produces the protein MALYVYKFGGTSVGTVERIKAVAEKVKKARDAGDQIVVVVSAMSGETNRLVALAKELQPQPTDRELDVLLSTGEQVTIALLSMALHQLGCEARSYTGAQVRILTDSAHTKARIREIDEANMRADLDAGRVVVVAGFQGVDEHGNITTLGRGGSDTTGVALAAALKADECHIYTDVDGVYTTDPRVVPKARRLDSITFEEMLEMASLGSKVLQIRSVEFAGKYNVKLRVLSSFLEGNGTLITYEESEMERALISGIAFNRDEAKLTLTGVPDLPGVASKILGPIAAENIEVDMIVQNISANGTTDFTFTVNRNDFARAQKVLEGLRADLGGNTTIIGDNSIVKVSIVGVGMRSHAGIASTMFKVLADEGINIQMISTSEIKISVVVDEKYLELAVRALHKAFGLDQE, from the coding sequence ATGGCATTGTACGTCTATAAATTTGGCGGCACGTCCGTTGGTACGGTGGAACGTATCAAGGCGGTCGCCGAGAAAGTGAAAAAAGCCCGCGATGCGGGCGATCAGATTGTGGTGGTGGTGTCCGCGATGAGCGGGGAGACCAATCGCCTCGTGGCCTTGGCAAAAGAGTTGCAGCCGCAGCCGACCGACCGGGAGTTGGACGTGTTGTTGTCCACCGGCGAGCAAGTCACCATCGCTTTGCTGTCGATGGCCTTGCATCAGCTCGGTTGCGAGGCGCGCTCTTATACCGGCGCGCAAGTGCGGATTCTCACCGATAGCGCGCATACCAAGGCGCGGATACGGGAGATCGACGAAGCCAATATGCGTGCTGATCTCGATGCCGGTCGGGTGGTGGTGGTGGCCGGATTCCAGGGCGTGGACGAGCACGGCAATATTACGACCTTGGGACGCGGCGGCTCGGATACCACGGGTGTGGCGTTGGCGGCGGCTTTGAAAGCCGACGAGTGCCATATCTACACCGACGTGGACGGCGTGTATACCACCGATCCGCGCGTGGTACCGAAAGCCCGCCGCCTGGATAGCATAACTTTTGAAGAAATGCTGGAAATGGCCAGCTTGGGCTCCAAAGTCTTACAAATCCGTTCGGTCGAGTTCGCCGGCAAATACAATGTCAAATTGCGCGTGTTGTCTTCGTTTTTGGAAGGCAACGGCACCCTTATTACCTACGAGGAATCAGAAATGGAAAGAGCGTTAATTTCAGGCATCGCGTTTAACCGGGACGAGGCCAAGCTGACCTTGACCGGCGTGCCTGATCTGCCGGGCGTGGCGTCGAAAATCCTGGGACCGATCGCCGCCGAGAATATCGAGGTGGACATGATCGTGCAGAACATTTCCGCGAATGGCACGACCGATTTCACCTTTACGGTGAATCGCAACGACTTTGCCCGCGCGCAGAAAGTGTTGGAAGGTTTGCGCGCCGACTTGGGCGGTAACACGACCATCATTGGCGATAACAGTATCGTCAAAGTGTCGATTGTCGGCGTCGGTATGCGTTCGCACGCGGGCATCGCCAGCACCATGTTCAAAGTATTGGCCGACGAAGGTATCAATATCCAGATGATCTCGACATCCGAAATCAAGATTTCCGTGGTGGTTGACGAGAAGTACCTGGAGCTGGCAGTGCGCGCACTGCACAAAGCGTTTGGTCTTGATCAGGAGTAG
- a CDS encoding heavy metal translocating P-type ATPase, with amino-acid sequence METDTLNYVHFSVRHQLKNRMRIITPVLLNDPERSYILEILLKKRPEIKSVRSVFEIGSVVIEFDSNRLPAKNLLIMLDAVLGNIALKQTELKKDKKKAFDGPLQEVDLAVQGMSCASCALLIEMVLNRDERVKKAGVNFATETVTVQGQISKAEVIDKIEKLGYSAMPIDTLSQRKKLIEKELQRIDVARRRFVWAGLLTTPVVTIAMTMGGRSWMHWLQFALTTQVVFGTGSQFFSKAYRLAKQRAANMDSLIALGVGSAYGYSIPSLFRRRGHVYFEAAAAIITFVLLGRYMEERARGKAGEAIRKLVDLQPQTATLLLDDGSERIVDVDDIKIEDVMLVRPGEKIPTDGVVIAGLSTVDEAMITGESMPVVKSVGHAVIGGCVNGNGVLHIKATAIGMDTVLAGIVHMVDQAQAAKLPIQKQVDKISAVFVPAVMAISGATLVGWLLAGAPFAFAFGNAITVLLIACPCALGLATPAAIMVGTGQAAKQGVYIRNGESLEIASKLNAIVFDKTGTITEGKPRVSKVYKLSRLAENKLVMLAASAENNSEHFLGKAVVAFARDAGVELQDCAYFYSETGHGIRAEVDGYKLLLGNRGWLENQQVDVSRLVEQADNFADQGQTPVYMAINGKEAAVFAIADNPRPEAAAAIARLHELGIKTMMVTGDTERTAHYIAEKVGIADVVANAKPEQKLQIIRQLQDEGHNVGMIGDGINDAPALAAANVGFAVGSGTDIAIESADLTLVQGDIGKVTDTIELSSFTIRVIKQNLFWAFGYNTIAIPVAALGKLNPMIASAAMALSSVSVIVNSLRLNK; translated from the coding sequence ATGGAAACCGATACTCTAAATTACGTGCATTTTTCCGTTCGACATCAGCTAAAAAATCGGATGCGGATCATTACGCCGGTGTTACTTAACGACCCTGAACGCAGTTATATCCTGGAAATACTGCTGAAAAAGCGCCCGGAAATTAAAAGTGTGCGCTCGGTATTTGAAATCGGTTCAGTGGTGATTGAATTCGATTCCAATCGTTTACCGGCAAAAAACTTGCTGATCATGTTGGACGCAGTGTTGGGTAATATCGCGTTAAAGCAGACTGAGTTAAAAAAAGACAAGAAAAAAGCATTCGATGGGCCCCTGCAAGAAGTTGATTTAGCCGTGCAAGGCATGAGTTGCGCGTCCTGCGCCCTATTGATCGAAATGGTGTTAAACCGCGATGAACGGGTTAAAAAAGCCGGCGTCAATTTTGCCACCGAAACCGTTACGGTGCAGGGCCAGATCAGCAAGGCAGAGGTGATCGATAAAATCGAAAAACTGGGTTATAGCGCGATGCCCATTGATACGCTCTCGCAGCGGAAGAAGCTTATCGAAAAGGAGTTGCAACGAATTGACGTAGCCCGGCGTCGATTTGTATGGGCAGGGCTGTTAACCACTCCGGTGGTGACGATTGCCATGACGATGGGCGGCCGCTCCTGGATGCATTGGTTGCAGTTTGCGCTGACCACGCAGGTGGTATTTGGCACCGGCAGCCAGTTTTTCAGCAAGGCGTATCGGCTGGCTAAGCAGCGCGCGGCCAATATGGATAGCTTGATAGCGCTGGGCGTGGGCTCTGCTTACGGCTACAGCATTCCGTCGCTGTTCCGGCGGCGCGGCCATGTCTATTTCGAAGCGGCGGCGGCGATTATCACTTTTGTACTGCTGGGCCGCTATATGGAAGAACGGGCCAGAGGCAAGGCCGGCGAAGCGATCCGTAAATTGGTCGATCTGCAACCGCAAACCGCGACATTGTTGCTGGATGACGGTAGCGAACGTATTGTCGATGTTGACGACATCAAGATCGAAGATGTGATGCTGGTCAGGCCCGGTGAAAAAATCCCAACCGACGGCGTGGTGATCGCTGGTCTTTCCACGGTCGATGAAGCGATGATCACCGGGGAGAGTATGCCGGTGGTGAAGAGCGTCGGTCATGCGGTAATTGGCGGTTGTGTCAACGGCAACGGCGTGTTGCATATCAAGGCTACAGCGATAGGTATGGATACCGTGCTGGCGGGTATCGTGCATATGGTCGATCAAGCCCAGGCCGCCAAACTGCCGATTCAAAAACAGGTCGATAAAATTTCGGCGGTATTCGTGCCGGCGGTGATGGCTATTTCCGGCGCGACGCTGGTGGGTTGGCTGCTGGCCGGCGCGCCGTTCGCGTTTGCTTTCGGCAATGCCATCACGGTTTTGTTGATCGCTTGTCCCTGCGCGCTTGGACTGGCGACACCGGCGGCAATCATGGTCGGCACCGGCCAAGCCGCCAAGCAGGGCGTGTATATCCGCAACGGCGAAAGCCTGGAGATTGCCAGTAAACTGAATGCTATCGTCTTCGATAAGACCGGCACCATCACCGAGGGTAAGCCCAGGGTGAGCAAGGTCTACAAATTATCCCGTCTGGCCGAGAATAAACTAGTGATGTTGGCGGCATCCGCCGAGAACAATTCCGAACATTTTCTCGGCAAAGCCGTGGTGGCATTCGCCCGCGACGCGGGTGTCGAGTTGCAGGATTGCGCTTATTTTTACAGCGAAACCGGCCACGGCATTCGCGCCGAGGTGGACGGTTACAAATTGCTGCTGGGAAATCGGGGGTGGCTGGAGAATCAGCAAGTTGATGTAAGCCGCTTAGTGGAGCAGGCCGACAATTTTGCCGATCAAGGGCAAACCCCGGTGTACATGGCGATCAACGGCAAGGAGGCTGCGGTTTTTGCAATCGCCGACAATCCGCGTCCGGAAGCTGCGGCAGCTATAGCGCGTCTGCATGAACTGGGCATCAAAACCATGATGGTGACCGGCGACACCGAAAGGACCGCTCATTATATTGCGGAAAAAGTCGGGATAGCCGATGTGGTCGCCAACGCCAAGCCCGAGCAAAAGTTGCAAATTATTCGCCAGTTGCAGGACGAAGGACACAATGTCGGCATGATCGGCGACGGCATCAATGATGCGCCGGCGCTGGCCGCTGCCAATGTTGGTTTTGCAGTCGGCAGCGGTACCGATATTGCCATCGAATCAGCCGATCTGACCCTGGTGCAAGGCGATATCGGTAAGGTCACCGATACCATCGAACTTAGCTCATTTACCATCCGCGTCATCAAACAAAATCTATTTTGGGCGTTTGGTTACAACACTATAGCCATTCCGGTGGCGGCGCTGGGCAAGCTTAATCCGATGATCGCCTCCGCGGCGATGGCCTTGAGTTCTGTGTCGGTCATCGTCAACTCACTTCGATTGAACAAATAA
- a CDS encoding regulatory protein RecX: MKTTTPSLSTAIERRQQIETVCLRLLSRREHSRRELLDKLALRGFNRDEVEPVISEMAEQNWQNDERYTECYVRQRIQSGYGPTRIRYELQQRGINDADPDAQAEEQGGWQNLLLDVYLGKYDDEKLLSQNEWLKRSRFLQQRGFSGEMIKRLFAELKIKLSRSG, translated from the coding sequence GTGAAGACGACGACGCCGAGTTTGTCGACGGCGATTGAGCGTCGGCAACAGATCGAGACAGTCTGCCTGAGGTTGTTGTCCAGGCGCGAACATAGCCGCCGGGAGTTACTGGACAAATTGGCTTTGCGTGGATTTAATCGCGATGAGGTTGAGCCGGTCATCTCTGAGATGGCCGAGCAGAATTGGCAGAATGACGAGCGTTATACCGAATGTTATGTTCGGCAGCGTATCCAAAGCGGATACGGACCTACGCGCATACGCTACGAATTGCAACAGCGCGGTATCAATGACGCCGATCCAGATGCCCAAGCCGAAGAACAGGGTGGTTGGCAGAATTTGTTGTTGGACGTGTATTTGGGTAAATACGACGACGAAAAATTGCTGAGCCAAAATGAATGGTTGAAGCGTAGTCGCTTTTTACAGCAACGCGGTTTCAGCGGCGAGATGATTAAACGCTTGTTTGCGGAATTGAAAATCAAATTAAGTAGGTCGGGTTAG